A single Oryctolagus cuniculus chromosome 18, mOryCun1.1, whole genome shotgun sequence DNA region contains:
- the PDCD2L gene encoding programmed cell death protein 2-like isoform X2, with translation MAAVRRPVLLGLRDAAVRGNPTGPGAWTASKLGGLPDALPAVAAPRPACARCAEPLALVVQVYCPLEGSPFHRVLHVFACARPGCGDGGARSWKVFRSQCPQVPEEAAQDPQQEGGLAAEDWCEGADDWGSDSEEAPAPRMPWDVGKEPASAKGADWTAQLQHLCLQDAALGAPRPTRPGGGEGVASPPAAPQFLPHYICVVDEDDYRDDCCAGLDHARSLLRHYVQREGVDLEQLLAHGLSTDGDEKYEKTVMKSGDQTFYKFMKRIAACQEQILRYSWSGEPLFLTCPASQVAELPACGHCGSQRTFEFQLMPALVSMLQGANSGVSVEFGTVLVYTCEKSCWPQNHQMPMEEFCIIQEDPDESLFK, from the exons ATGGCGGCCGTCCGGCGGCCTGTGCTGCTGGGGCTCCGAGACGCGGCGGTGCGCGGCAACCCCACGGGGCCAGGCGCCTGGACCGCCAGCAAGCTGGGCGGCCTTCCG GACGCCCTGCCCGCCGTGGCGGCGCCGAGGCCGGCGTGTGCGCGCTGCGCAGAGCCGCTCGCCCTGGTCGTGCAGGTGTACTGCCCGCTGGAGGGGTCTCCGTTTCACCGGGTACTGCACGTGTTCGCTTGCGCCCGCCCCGGCTGCGGCGACGGCGGGGCGCGCAG CTGGAAGGTGTTTCGCTCCCAGTGCCCGCAGGTGCCGGAGGAGGCGGCGCAGGACCCCCAG CAGGAAGGTGGCCTCGCAGCTGAGGACTGGTGCGAAGGCGCAGACGACTGGGGCAGTGACAGTGAGGAGGCGCCTGCGCCGCGGATGCCCTGGGATGTTGGGAAGGAACCCGCCAGTGCCAAGGGTGCAGACTGGACTGCGCAGCTCCAGCACCTGTGCCTGCAGGACGCCGCCCTGGGTGCCCCCCGTCCCACACgcccagggggaggggaaggggtggcCTCGCCCCCGGCAGCGCCGCAGTTCCTGCCCCACTACATCTGTGTGGTGGACGAGGATGACTACAGGGACGACTGCTGTGCCGGCCTGGACCACGCCCGCAGCCTGCTGAGGCACTACgtgcagagagaaggagtggaCCTGGAGCAGCTGCTCGCCCACGG tcttTCTACTGATGgtgatgaaaaatatgaaaagactgTCATGAAAAGTGGAGACCAGACGTTTTACAAATTCATGAAGAGAATTGCTGCTTGTCAGGAGCAGATTCTGAG GTATTCCTGGAGTGGAGAGCCACTCTTCCTGACCTGCCCTGCATCACAAGTCGCTGAGCTCCCAGCCTGCGGCCACTGTGGAAGCCAGAGGACATTTGAGTTTCAGCTCATGCCAGCGCTGGTCAGCATGCTCCAGGGTGCTAATTCAG gTGTTTCAGTGGAATTTGGAACAGTTCTTGTTTATACTTGTGAGAAGAGTTGCTGGCCTCAAAATCATCAGATGCCCATGGAAGAATTTTGTATTATacaagaagacccagatgaatcattatttaagtaa
- the PDCD2L gene encoding programmed cell death protein 2-like isoform X1, whose amino-acid sequence MAAVRRPVLLGLRDAAVRGNPTGPGAWTASKLGGLPDALPAVAAPRPACARCAEPLALVVQVYCPLEGSPFHRVLHVFACARPGCGDGGARSWKVFRSQCPQVPEEAAQDPQKQEGGLAAEDWCEGADDWGSDSEEAPAPRMPWDVGKEPASAKGADWTAQLQHLCLQDAALGAPRPTRPGGGEGVASPPAAPQFLPHYICVVDEDDYRDDCCAGLDHARSLLRHYVQREGVDLEQLLAHGLSTDGDEKYEKTVMKSGDQTFYKFMKRIAACQEQILRYSWSGEPLFLTCPASQVAELPACGHCGSQRTFEFQLMPALVSMLQGANSGVSVEFGTVLVYTCEKSCWPQNHQMPMEEFCIIQEDPDESLFK is encoded by the exons ATGGCGGCCGTCCGGCGGCCTGTGCTGCTGGGGCTCCGAGACGCGGCGGTGCGCGGCAACCCCACGGGGCCAGGCGCCTGGACCGCCAGCAAGCTGGGCGGCCTTCCG GACGCCCTGCCCGCCGTGGCGGCGCCGAGGCCGGCGTGTGCGCGCTGCGCAGAGCCGCTCGCCCTGGTCGTGCAGGTGTACTGCCCGCTGGAGGGGTCTCCGTTTCACCGGGTACTGCACGTGTTCGCTTGCGCCCGCCCCGGCTGCGGCGACGGCGGGGCGCGCAG CTGGAAGGTGTTTCGCTCCCAGTGCCCGCAGGTGCCGGAGGAGGCGGCGCAGGACCCCCAG AAGCAGGAAGGTGGCCTCGCAGCTGAGGACTGGTGCGAAGGCGCAGACGACTGGGGCAGTGACAGTGAGGAGGCGCCTGCGCCGCGGATGCCCTGGGATGTTGGGAAGGAACCCGCCAGTGCCAAGGGTGCAGACTGGACTGCGCAGCTCCAGCACCTGTGCCTGCAGGACGCCGCCCTGGGTGCCCCCCGTCCCACACgcccagggggaggggaaggggtggcCTCGCCCCCGGCAGCGCCGCAGTTCCTGCCCCACTACATCTGTGTGGTGGACGAGGATGACTACAGGGACGACTGCTGTGCCGGCCTGGACCACGCCCGCAGCCTGCTGAGGCACTACgtgcagagagaaggagtggaCCTGGAGCAGCTGCTCGCCCACGG tcttTCTACTGATGgtgatgaaaaatatgaaaagactgTCATGAAAAGTGGAGACCAGACGTTTTACAAATTCATGAAGAGAATTGCTGCTTGTCAGGAGCAGATTCTGAG GTATTCCTGGAGTGGAGAGCCACTCTTCCTGACCTGCCCTGCATCACAAGTCGCTGAGCTCCCAGCCTGCGGCCACTGTGGAAGCCAGAGGACATTTGAGTTTCAGCTCATGCCAGCGCTGGTCAGCATGCTCCAGGGTGCTAATTCAG gTGTTTCAGTGGAATTTGGAACAGTTCTTGTTTATACTTGTGAGAAGAGTTGCTGGCCTCAAAATCATCAGATGCCCATGGAAGAATTTTGTATTATacaagaagacccagatgaatcattatttaagtaa